The Bernardetia sp. sequence TGACGTATTCTCTCATCAATTCCTTTATAATGTCCACAAATTATCATTATATTTTCCTTCAATGAATAATTGTTAGCCATAGTTTGATTGAAAGTAACACCATCTGGAGTCATATAAATTATTTCATCGTATTTTCTTTCTCTTAGTAAACTATCAATACAATCTGCCAACGGTTGTGGTGTCATGACCATTCCAGCTCCTCCTCCAAAAGCATAATCATCGATACGTCCGTGTTTGTCTTTGCTATATTCCTTGAGGTCGTGTAAATTAAGACTTACAAGGTTTCTTTCTTGCGCTCTCTGTAAAATAGAATGACTAACAAAACTCTCAATCAGTTGAGGCAAACAGCTTATAATATCGATACGCATAATTTCTTTATTAAAATCGTCTAAAAATAAAGTACAAAGTTACGATTTTTGATTATTTTTATATAGAGACTACAGCGAAAACATCTTTATATCATTTTCACCAAAAAATATATTGCCCTTGAGCCTTTTAAATAAAATAGTGCCTACAAAAAAAGTAAGTTACAAAACTTTACACTCTACACAGGAAGTAAAGCGAAGACTACAAGATAAAACTGTATCCCAACCTCCCAAAATACCTCTAATTGGATTTACCCCTTTGACCTATCATGGAAAATTTGAAGAAGATTACTTTGAATTTGGTAGAAACTCAAGAGGAAACAAAGACCATCCACCTGTGGCTTGTGGAACTATTAAAGAAAATGATGCTAATCCATTAGAGACTATAGTTGAGGCAACCATTCGTCCTCATCATAATTTTACAACAGGAATAGTTCTTTTTTTAATATTGATTGTTTTTGCCTGCCTTCCAGCTATGTTTTCTATTTTCTATGGATACTACGATTCCATTGGCTTTTTTGTATTTCTACCCATATTTTTTAGCCTTGTTTTTTTAGCCAATTACTTAGTTTTCGTAAACTATAATAATAAGTTAGCAAAAGATATGCAAGATTTTATAGATGGAAAAATACTTAAATAAATGATTTGCAATACACTAAATTCTCCTTTTTCTTAAAAAAATAGTAACTTGCCTTACTATAAAATACATTCTAAATAGACACAAAAAACGCACAAACGTCATC is a genomic window containing:
- the trmD gene encoding tRNA (guanosine(37)-N1)-methyltransferase TrmD: MRIDIISCLPQLIESFVSHSILQRAQERNLVSLNLHDLKEYSKDKHGRIDDYAFGGGAGMVMTPQPLADCIDSLLRERKYDEIIYMTPDGVTFNQTMANNYSLKENIMIICGHYKGIDERIRQKYVTKEISVGDFVVSGGEIPAALVADAIIRLVPRVMNDETSALTDSFQDDLLAPPVYTRPANWEGMEVPEVLLSGHAAKIEDWRLEQAMKRTKERRPDLWEKYIG